The following proteins come from a genomic window of Palaemon carinicauda isolate YSFRI2023 chromosome 12, ASM3689809v2, whole genome shotgun sequence:
- the LOC137650888 gene encoding uncharacterized protein — translation MSRLARYNHGYKYLLIVIDIFSRYLQVVPIKKKNGTSVMQALKTVLDSDDFKGVSRLNSDEGGEFYNRYVRQYLDGKKIKLYSVYSREIKSSIAERVIRTLKSKIYKHLTHNNTLTNINVLNDIVTSYNDSPHRGLGANQTPNQIHVLTAREDVERQFARMYIKNDETKKTFSFTLSVGRTVRDADEKRNAPFRSGFTVQNTYEIFRIRRIDKSQQPTVYYLEDLSGEEIQGVFYREELIPTTLPELYDIIVLRRKTVGGKRKYLVKWSGYPDHFNSWLDESHIIQNFLKKNLTQDVNNIRRLKRYREEVRKVALRKTPIHKKKKILQSRRGGAILSVLLPLAAGLISSIFK, via the exons ATGTCGAGACTTGCGAGATACAACCATGgttataaatatcttttaattgttattgatatattttcccgCTATCTTCAAGTAGTACCCATAAAGAAGAAAAATGGCACTAGTGTGATGCAGGCACTCAAAACTGTCCTCGACAGTGACGATTTTAAGGGAGTGTCACGTCTGAACTCTGATGAGGGAGGGGAATTCTATAATAGATATGTCCGTCAATATCTTGATgggaaaaagataaaattgtatAGTGTATATTCAAGAGAGATAAAGTCTTCAATTGCTGAGCGGGTAATTAGAACATTGAAGAGTAAAATTTACAAACACTTAACTCATAATAATACACTCACTAATATAAATGTGTTAAATGACATTGTTACCAGTTATAATGATTCACCTCATCGCGGGTTAGGGGCTAATCAGACCCCCAATCAGATTCATGTACTAACCGCAAGAGAAGATGTGGAAAGGCAATTTGCGAGGATGTATATTAAGAATGACGAGACTAAAAAGACATTCAGTTTCACTCTCAGTGTTGGAAGGACTGTACGTGATGCCGATGAGAAAAGGAATGCTCCCTTCAGAAGTGGTTTCACAGTGCAGAATACTTATGAGATCTTCAGGATAAGAAGGATTGACAAAAGTCAGCAACCGACTGTCTATTATTTGGAGGATTTAAGTGGTGAAGAAATTCAAGGTGTGTTTTATAGAGAAGAATTAATCCCAACGACTCTACCTGAACTGTATGATATAATAGTGTTGAGGAGAAAAACGGTTGGTGGCAAAAGGAAGTATTTAGTTAAGTGGAGTGGATACCCAGACCACTTTAATTCATGGCTTGATGAAAGCCATATAATTCAA AATTTCTTGAAGAAGAATCTGACACAGGACGTGAATAATATCAGGAGATTAAAGAGATACAGGGAGGAAGTGCggaaagttgcactgaggaaaaccccaatacataagaaaaagaaaattctccaaAGTAGGAGAGGTGGAGCTATTCTGTCTGTATTATTACCACTAGCGGCAGGACTAATATCAAGTATCTtcaaataa